One Anabaena sphaerica FACHB-251 DNA segment encodes these proteins:
- a CDS encoding DUF4231 domain-containing protein → MLLFLKLIDYLLAAVFISAAIILYFDSSNQQYVIAGAGALAVAIFLFLLNRSSVNNALKESQQAELQKKAELYTSLLTHSNSLENNTIVPARAKALEYCQDLINDYRGTRNWARNLYYVLQISTVILSGVTPILVLVDKLEAGQAWLKWLPVICPALASIVASIVTSFPFQKNWVAANTTVELLEAEQEKFILGISPAYRCYDVSGEAEQQQRVSQAVESFINQVNNIHLQQVQQATEQQPEKKKETTTTEESSSDKPKTEQPA, encoded by the coding sequence ATGCTATTGTTCTTAAAGCTGATTGATTATTTATTAGCAGCTGTTTTTATCAGTGCTGCCATCATCCTTTACTTTGATTCTAGCAATCAACAATATGTAATAGCTGGAGCCGGAGCTTTAGCTGTTGCCATTTTTTTGTTTCTACTCAACAGAAGCTCGGTTAACAATGCCCTTAAGGAATCACAACAGGCTGAACTACAAAAAAAAGCTGAACTCTACACCTCTTTATTAACTCATAGTAACTCTTTGGAAAACAATACAATCGTCCCTGCCAGAGCCAAAGCTTTAGAGTATTGTCAAGATTTGATTAATGATTACAGAGGCACTAGAAACTGGGCAAGAAATCTTTACTATGTCTTGCAAATTTCCACCGTTATTTTGTCTGGTGTCACACCCATTTTAGTCTTAGTAGATAAATTAGAAGCAGGACAAGCTTGGCTGAAGTGGCTCCCAGTAATTTGTCCGGCTCTTGCTTCTATTGTCGCTAGTATTGTCACCTCTTTCCCTTTTCAAAAAAATTGGGTTGCAGCTAACACAACTGTTGAATTGTTAGAAGCAGAACAAGAAAAATTTATTTTGGGTATTTCACCTGCTTATCGTTGTTATGATGTTTCTGGAGAAGCTGAACAACAACAAAGAGTAAGTCAAGCCGTCGAATCGTTTATCAACCAAGTAAATAACATTCACCTGCAACAAGTTCAACAAGCAACTGAACAACAACCGGAGAAGAAGAAAGAGACAACCACAACCGAAGAATCTAGTTCTGATAAACCCAAAACCGAACAACCTGCTTAA
- the alr gene encoding alanine racemase, which yields MFSSKQTPSFADNQERDTYAWFSQRAWVEIDLGALSYNVKQLVRFLSSPTQLMAVVKADAYGHGAVTVAKTALDAGAIWLGVATVPEGIQLREGGIKAPILILGATHTPEQIHAIAHWRLQPTLCSPKQALIFSNTLEAIKYNSPIPVHIKLDTGMSRLGTNWQQAGDFVQLVQGLPHLDIASIYSHLATADSHDPAIMQEQHRRFEEAIAQIKARGIKIPSLHLANSAATLADPSLHYDMVRAGLAIYGLYPAPHLQHKVKLQPVLQLKARVTHVKTIAAGTGVSYGHKFIAPREMRLAVVGIGYADGVPRSLSNQMQVLLRGQRVQQIGTITMDQIMLDVSSIPDVQEGETVTLLGEQGSEKITADDWANQLNTISWEILCGFKHRLPRVAVM from the coding sequence ATGTTCAGTAGCAAACAAACCCCCAGTTTTGCTGATAATCAGGAGCGTGATACTTACGCTTGGTTTTCTCAACGTGCTTGGGTAGAAATTGATTTAGGGGCATTGTCCTATAATGTCAAGCAGTTAGTAAGATTTTTATCATCACCTACCCAGTTAATGGCAGTGGTAAAAGCAGATGCCTATGGACATGGAGCGGTAACAGTTGCTAAAACTGCATTAGATGCAGGTGCGATTTGGTTGGGAGTAGCTACAGTTCCCGAAGGTATTCAGTTGCGGGAAGGTGGAATTAAAGCCCCGATTTTAATTTTAGGCGCAACTCATACACCCGAACAAATTCATGCGATCGCTCACTGGAGACTTCAACCCACACTTTGCAGCCCTAAACAAGCTTTAATATTTTCTAATACACTAGAAGCCATTAAATATAATTCTCCTATACCTGTACACATCAAACTAGATACGGGAATGTCTAGATTAGGCACAAATTGGCAGCAAGCTGGTGATTTTGTGCAGTTAGTACAAGGATTACCACATTTGGATATTGCCAGCATTTATTCTCACCTGGCCACAGCAGATAGTCATGATCCGGCAATCATGCAAGAACAGCATAGACGATTTGAGGAAGCGATCGCCCAAATCAAAGCCAGAGGAATTAAAATTCCCAGTCTGCATTTAGCCAACTCAGCTGCGACCCTGGCAGATCCAAGCTTACACTACGACATGGTGCGTGCAGGTTTAGCTATTTACGGACTTTATCCCGCTCCCCACCTGCAACACAAAGTCAAACTACAACCAGTTTTACAACTCAAAGCCAGAGTTACCCATGTCAAAACAATTGCTGCGGGAACTGGTGTTAGCTATGGTCATAAGTTTATCGCACCCAGAGAAATGCGTCTTGCAGTTGTCGGTATTGGTTATGCAGATGGAGTTCCTCGCAGTCTTTCCAACCAAATGCAAGTTTTACTCCGTGGCCAGCGTGTGCAGCAAATAGGCACAATTACAATGGACCAAATCATGTTAGATGTCAGTTCTATTCCCGATGTGCAGGAAGGGGAAACAGTCACCTTACTGGGAGAACAGGGATCAGAAAAAATCACAGCTGATGATTGGGCAAATCAATTAAACACGATTTCTTGGGAAATTCTTTGCGGCTTCAAGCATCGTCTACCCCGTGTAGCGGTGATGTAG
- a CDS encoding response regulator has translation MMTTPLGSYRLFHKLHPLSLLAQLSTRKVTGHLSVFTELISWSLYLEEGKLTYATYSDKVFQRLESHLQRLNQEIPTFNNAIYQQMGLMSEADNKSQLIPNSEYHAICWLVNQNYITPKQAGMLIEELAKEVLESFISLREGNYKLGSDNFLNELPKFCSLDLQFIVEHCQKQLSYRQHLQSKTPSNSSFQTQTTSEEQLEDKSAKAALIERKLKQNLPSSLSEKSYTIACIDDSQAVLNAIRHFLDEKTFSVVMINDPIKALMQIIRSKPDLILLDVEMPNLDGYELCSLLRRHSSFKNTPIIMVTGRTGFVDKAKAKIVRSSGYLTKPFTRADLLKMVSKYIGIS, from the coding sequence ATGATGACAACTCCTTTAGGTAGCTACAGGTTGTTTCACAAACTACATCCACTTTCTCTGTTGGCACAATTAAGCACGAGGAAAGTAACAGGGCATTTAAGTGTATTTACAGAACTTATATCTTGGTCACTCTATTTAGAAGAAGGTAAACTAACTTACGCTACTTATTCGGACAAAGTATTCCAACGTCTTGAAAGTCACTTACAACGCTTGAATCAAGAAATTCCTACTTTCAACAATGCAATTTATCAACAGATGGGGTTGATGTCGGAGGCCGACAATAAGAGTCAGTTAATACCAAATTCTGAGTATCATGCAATTTGCTGGCTAGTAAATCAAAACTATATTACCCCTAAACAAGCAGGGATGTTGATAGAAGAACTGGCCAAAGAGGTGCTAGAGTCATTTATTTCTTTAAGAGAAGGTAATTATAAACTGGGTTCTGATAATTTTTTAAATGAACTTCCAAAATTCTGTAGTTTGGATTTGCAATTCATAGTAGAACATTGTCAAAAACAATTAAGTTATCGGCAACATCTTCAGTCAAAGACACCCTCTAATAGCAGTTTTCAAACTCAGACAACATCTGAAGAACAACTAGAAGATAAATCAGCAAAAGCTGCTTTAATTGAACGGAAGTTGAAACAAAATTTGCCATCCAGTTTGAGTGAGAAATCGTATACAATTGCCTGTATTGATGATAGTCAAGCAGTTCTGAATGCTATTAGACATTTTCTAGATGAAAAGACCTTTTCAGTTGTCATGATTAATGACCCAATTAAAGCTTTAATGCAAATTATCAGAAGTAAACCAGACTTGATTTTATTAGATGTAGAAATGCCAAATTTAGATGGTTATGAACTATGTTCATTATTGCGTAGACATTCATCCTTTAAAAATACTCCCATTATTATGGTAACTGGTAGAACAGGATTTGTGGATAAAGCAAAGGCTAAAATTGTCAGGTCATCTGGCTATTTAACTAAGCCTTTCACAAGAGCAGATTTGCTGAAAATGGTGTCTAAATACATTGGTATTAGCTAA
- a CDS encoding methyl-accepting chemotaxis protein: MINKTDTAHTGDANNKASIKASAPITDKKVEIIGQPHIKTSDNYPGNNVIRYLRQLKLSTKAIIFSIAIGTLPVLGIGMIAYNLGSKSISKQIISTQEKEVISLGEIINRFMLARYGDIQILSSLPFLSNPELSKSTSIAEKQAVLNRFITAYQGYDHVAVFNLNGKVIIQSKGGTISQEQNLKYFQEVLRTNAPVISQPEILKNNAVVIYIAAPIKDVATGKTTAVVRTRVSIQLLIESIKNYVDNNDDYYLVDTDGKFFLSLQKDLLGQEATVIYPGLANLLNRENLDTFTGVETIYQAPQLVSYAPLKKLEGLPKLNWQLILAKDGAIALDPQRQFLKLIAHITAIMALLMTLLAAWLAKSITKQNFSAYASLETLGNQKEDVLPVGVKEQDIQVAKESISEQEYQPKNTLHLQLLQLISQVENAAKGDLTVQVEVKDGEIGTIANVFNSILKSLRDIVIHVKQNASQINRDIGLNQNAINHFSEDATTQFEEFNRTLATVEQMTNYMQALANDAQGITAIANHAKYTTIRSVKAMDLTVKNIVSLQETVDETAKKVRHLGESSQQISRVVSLINQVAMQTNLLAINAGIEAARAGEEGQGFAVVAEEVGELAARSASATQEIEQIVEKIKRDTTEVVKAMEVGTNQVIESTQIAADAQQSLSEFVDISQQINDFIKSISTASVSPEQTSQIVNQLSKDIVAISQRTSDSSRQISASLQQTAEISQRLQNQVENFKIN, encoded by the coding sequence ATGATTAATAAAACCGATACTGCTCACACTGGTGATGCTAACAACAAAGCATCTATTAAGGCATCAGCGCCGATTACTGATAAGAAAGTGGAAATTATTGGACAGCCTCATATAAAAACATCTGATAATTATCCTGGTAATAATGTAATTAGATATTTACGGCAACTGAAATTAAGTACGAAAGCGATAATTTTTTCCATTGCTATCGGCACATTACCAGTATTAGGAATTGGTATGATTGCCTATAATTTGGGTAGCAAATCGATTAGTAAACAAATTATCAGCACTCAAGAAAAAGAAGTAATTAGCTTAGGTGAAATTATTAACCGTTTTATGTTGGCCAGATATGGAGATATTCAAATCCTTTCATCTCTGCCATTTCTGAGCAATCCTGAACTTAGTAAAAGTACGAGTATTGCTGAAAAACAAGCAGTGCTAAACCGTTTCATTACAGCCTATCAAGGCTATGACCATGTGGCGGTTTTTAACCTCAATGGAAAAGTGATTATCCAATCTAAAGGTGGAACTATTAGTCAGGAACAAAACCTGAAATATTTTCAAGAGGTTCTGCGAACGAATGCTCCTGTTATTAGTCAACCAGAAATCTTAAAAAATAATGCAGTAGTGATTTATATTGCTGCACCTATTAAAGATGTAGCGACAGGAAAAACTACTGCTGTAGTGCGAACACGTGTATCCATACAACTGTTAATAGAGTCTATCAAAAATTACGTAGATAATAACGATGACTATTATTTAGTTGATACTGATGGTAAGTTTTTCCTCAGTCTCCAGAAGGATTTATTAGGTCAAGAAGCTACAGTAATATATCCTGGGTTAGCTAACTTGCTGAACCGAGAAAATTTGGATACTTTCACAGGAGTGGAGACGATTTATCAAGCGCCACAACTGGTTAGTTATGCACCATTGAAAAAATTAGAAGGTTTACCAAAGCTGAATTGGCAATTAATTCTGGCTAAAGATGGCGCAATTGCTTTAGACCCGCAAAGACAATTTCTGAAGCTGATTGCTCATATCACAGCAATAATGGCATTATTGATGACATTGCTTGCAGCTTGGTTAGCTAAGAGTATAACAAAGCAAAATTTCTCTGCATATGCGAGTTTAGAAACACTAGGAAATCAAAAAGAGGATGTGTTACCTGTTGGGGTTAAAGAACAGGATATTCAGGTTGCAAAAGAATCGATATCTGAGCAAGAATACCAACCAAAAAACACGCTACATTTACAACTTTTACAGTTAATTAGTCAGGTAGAAAATGCTGCTAAAGGTGATTTGACAGTACAGGTTGAGGTTAAAGATGGGGAAATTGGTACTATTGCCAATGTGTTTAATTCGATTTTAAAAAGCCTCCGGGATATTGTTATCCACGTCAAACAGAATGCAAGTCAAATTAATAGAGATATTGGCTTGAATCAAAATGCTATTAATCATTTTTCAGAGGATGCAACTACACAATTTGAGGAGTTCAACCGGACTTTAGCCACAGTGGAGCAAATGACCAATTATATGCAAGCGTTAGCGAATGACGCGCAAGGAATTACTGCTATTGCTAATCATGCTAAATACACCACTATCAGGAGTGTAAAAGCGATGGATTTGACAGTAAAAAATATTGTATCTTTGCAAGAAACTGTGGATGAAACTGCTAAAAAAGTTAGGCATTTGGGAGAATCTTCCCAACAAATTTCTCGTGTGGTGTCTTTAATTAACCAAGTTGCTATGCAAACTAATTTGTTGGCCATTAATGCAGGAATTGAAGCAGCGCGTGCAGGAGAAGAAGGTCAAGGTTTTGCTGTTGTCGCTGAAGAGGTAGGGGAGTTAGCGGCACGTAGTGCTTCTGCTACTCAAGAAATTGAGCAAATTGTCGAAAAAATTAAACGAGATACAACTGAAGTCGTCAAAGCAATGGAGGTGGGGACAAATCAGGTAATTGAGAGTACGCAAATCGCCGCAGATGCCCAGCAGAGTTTAAGTGAATTTGTGGATATTTCGCAGCAAATCAACGATTTTATCAAGTCAATTTCTACGGCTTCTGTTTCTCCAGAGCAAACATCACAAATTGTCAATCAATTGAGCAAAGATATTGTTGCTATTTCACAACGCACTAGCGATTCTTCCCGGCAAATTTCTGCATCTTTACAACAAACTGCTGAGATTTCCCAGCGACTACAAAATCAGGTTGAGAATTTTAAAATTAATTAA
- a CDS encoding chemotaxis protein CheW codes for MTKSQLTLYYQPGQNSLEDSYLQFQINQQTTAVLSITHTQEAIIVPVESVTSMPNMPSCILGLMNWRSRVIWVIDMPKMFNLEGLEHPLRQYNIIVIKVESKLLGLVVQEIKGTTKLRADDIHSPVGQVATSLVPYLCGCVEEKEEILLVLDARNIVNYSSAGSD; via the coding sequence ATGACAAAATCTCAACTAACCCTTTATTATCAACCAGGACAAAACTCATTAGAAGATAGCTATCTTCAGTTTCAAATAAATCAACAAACCACTGCTGTCTTATCCATTACTCACACCCAAGAAGCGATTATTGTACCTGTCGAATCTGTGACATCTATGCCTAATATGCCTTCCTGTATATTAGGGTTGATGAATTGGCGTAGTCGCGTTATTTGGGTAATTGATATGCCAAAAATGTTTAATTTAGAAGGGCTAGAGCATCCTCTAAGACAGTATAATATTATCGTTATCAAAGTAGAATCAAAGCTTTTAGGTTTAGTTGTGCAAGAAATCAAAGGTACTACTAAATTGAGGGCTGATGATATTCATTCTCCTGTGGGGCAAGTGGCTACTAGCTTAGTGCCTTATTTGTGTGGCTGCGTGGAAGAAAAAGAAGAAATATTGCTGGTGTTAGATGCACGTAATATTGTAAATTATTCTAGTGCAGGTAGTGATTAG
- a CDS encoding hybrid sensor histidine kinase/response regulator, whose product MTNDKELEIQMQFLEEATDYLNTLENILLEIDTSKHLDLDKINAAMRTAHSIKGGAAMMGFKVLSNLAHRLEDSFKVLKTRKKSLEIDTHLQSLLLSGVDWLRQIVDLLSERKSLDDKWLRTFCYPIFDELHERLGDPSPEDITTMLSPEDGQEIIPLLFETEVEECLQHLESLLANSSANDLQSEVGVMAAELGGLGEMLQLPAFTQLCESVGHYLETQSNRCVEISQLALQSWRRSQALVLTNQRDKLPTKIELVEVVVSHNQQQVNNIPAKNQEITLVEEELIPDLESLEIELPPEINAVEFPDPNIAFTQQLPSLDYKHIERKGEIIGVSKDKETHENTVRVPSKQLEEINDLFGEILIQRNGLNSQLERLRKLVLGLSQRVQTLHQENQEVRLVYEKIITQTISSGISTSEEMVKESGVNGIEIDRYQKFNLLSQDVMETIVQVAEVASDIQLSVDDTDQIARKLNKTSKQVQRKLTQVRMRPLSDLVERFPRAIRDLNVEYGKNVQLKIEGGKTLIERSILEALNEPLMHLLRNAFDHGIEDTATRYALGKPEQGLIEIKGYHRSDRTIIAISDDGRGISLEKIRHRAVAMGLDTALIATASEEELLSLIFEPGFTTSDQVTALSGRGVGMDVVRNNLQLVRGDVKVDTQLGIGTTFTLSVPFTLSVARVLLVESDTGSNPHHRLVLAFPTDVVAEIFLLDNEQVFSMDGGEFLKWQDTMLPLMRLGNYFEFNCSHYHHLEIESATGINASSVLIIKNDHQPIAVQIDRCWGEQEVAIRQVEGNIPLPDGFSNCTMLGDGRVVPLVNTNELVSWATNNQRPHKTNKLPTTKLKTAFLKPQKPKPIARYTHQKGIILIVDDSINVRRYLALTLEKGGYQVEQAKDGQDAWEKLESGLKVQAVICDIEMPRLDGYSFLERVKSHDDLKSIPVAMLTSRSSNKHRQLAMQLGARAYFSKPYNEQDLLRTLEEIIFRIAETGSANN is encoded by the coding sequence ATGACCAATGATAAAGAATTGGAAATTCAGATGCAGTTTCTGGAAGAAGCAACTGATTATTTGAATACTTTAGAAAATATCTTGCTGGAAATCGATACTAGTAAACACCTCGATTTAGACAAGATTAATGCCGCTATGCGAACCGCACATTCAATTAAAGGTGGTGCGGCCATGATGGGTTTTAAAGTGTTGAGTAATTTGGCTCATCGTTTAGAAGATTCTTTTAAGGTCTTAAAAACTCGGAAAAAATCTCTGGAAATTGATACTCATTTACAGAGTTTATTGTTATCTGGAGTTGACTGGTTAAGGCAAATTGTAGATTTATTATCCGAGAGAAAATCTCTAGATGATAAATGGTTGAGAACTTTTTGTTACCCGATTTTTGATGAACTGCATGAGCGTTTGGGTGATCCTTCTCCAGAGGATATTACTACCATGCTATCACCAGAAGATGGTCAAGAAATTATTCCTTTGTTGTTTGAAACAGAAGTTGAAGAATGTTTGCAGCATTTAGAATCTCTATTAGCAAATAGTTCTGCAAATGATTTACAGTCGGAAGTGGGGGTGATGGCTGCGGAGTTGGGTGGGTTGGGAGAAATGCTTCAGTTACCTGCTTTTACCCAACTTTGTGAGTCAGTTGGTCATTATTTAGAAACTCAGTCTAATCGCTGTGTAGAAATTTCTCAGTTAGCATTGCAATCATGGAGGCGATCGCAAGCTTTAGTCCTGACAAATCAAAGAGATAAATTACCCACAAAAATTGAATTAGTTGAAGTAGTTGTTAGCCATAATCAGCAACAGGTTAATAATATTCCAGCAAAAAATCAGGAAATTACCTTAGTAGAAGAGGAGCTAATTCCTGATTTAGAATCTTTAGAGATAGAATTACCACCAGAAATTAATGCTGTTGAGTTTCCTGACCCAAATATAGCATTTACTCAACAACTTCCCTCGCTAGACTATAAACATATTGAACGCAAAGGCGAAATTATTGGAGTTTCTAAAGATAAGGAAACTCATGAAAATACAGTTCGAGTTCCAAGTAAGCAATTAGAGGAAATTAATGATTTATTTGGAGAAATACTCATTCAGCGCAATGGATTAAATTCTCAATTAGAAAGATTACGCAAACTAGTTTTGGGACTGAGCCAACGAGTACAAACTCTTCACCAAGAAAATCAAGAAGTGCGTTTGGTCTATGAGAAAATTATTACCCAAACTATCTCTTCGGGAATATCAACATCAGAAGAAATGGTAAAAGAATCTGGGGTGAATGGGATAGAAATAGATCGCTATCAAAAATTCAACCTGTTATCTCAGGATGTAATGGAAACTATTGTTCAGGTAGCAGAAGTTGCTAGTGATATTCAACTCAGTGTTGATGATACAGACCAAATTGCGAGGAAGCTGAATAAAACATCTAAGCAAGTACAGAGAAAATTAACGCAAGTGCGGATGCGTCCTTTATCGGATTTAGTCGAGCGTTTTCCTAGAGCAATTCGGGATTTAAATGTTGAGTATGGCAAAAACGTTCAGTTAAAAATTGAAGGTGGTAAAACTTTAATTGAACGCAGCATTTTAGAGGCTTTGAATGAGCCTTTAATGCACTTATTACGTAATGCTTTTGATCATGGAATTGAAGATACAGCTACCCGTTACGCTTTAGGAAAACCCGAACAAGGATTGATTGAAATTAAAGGATATCATCGCAGCGATCGCACCATCATTGCCATCAGTGATGATGGTAGAGGTATTTCTTTAGAAAAAATTCGCCACCGCGCTGTAGCTATGGGTTTGGATACAGCATTGATAGCTACTGCTAGTGAAGAAGAACTATTATCACTAATTTTTGAGCCTGGGTTTACTACTTCTGATCAAGTTACAGCTTTATCTGGTCGTGGTGTGGGAATGGATGTAGTTCGTAATAATCTACAACTAGTGCGGGGCGATGTGAAAGTTGATACACAGCTAGGAATTGGTACAACTTTTACTTTATCAGTACCATTCACACTGTCTGTAGCGCGAGTTTTGTTAGTAGAAAGCGATACTGGCAGCAATCCACACCATCGCCTGGTCTTGGCATTTCCTACAGATGTAGTTGCGGAAATCTTTTTACTAGATAATGAGCAGGTTTTCTCCATGGATGGTGGGGAATTTCTCAAATGGCAAGATACCATGCTACCTTTAATGCGTTTGGGTAATTACTTTGAATTTAATTGTTCTCACTACCATCATTTAGAGATAGAAAGTGCCACAGGAATTAACGCTAGTAGTGTGTTAATCATCAAAAATGATCATCAACCCATAGCTGTGCAAATAGACCGTTGCTGGGGTGAGCAAGAAGTGGCAATTCGTCAAGTTGAAGGAAATATACCTTTACCAGATGGTTTTAGTAACTGTACAATGCTTGGTGATGGTCGGGTAGTGCCATTAGTAAATACTAATGAATTAGTATCTTGGGCAACAAACAATCAACGTCCTCATAAAACTAATAAATTACCGACAACTAAATTAAAAACAGCTTTTCTCAAACCACAAAAGCCTAAACCTATAGCTAGATATACTCATCAAAAAGGCATAATTTTGATTGTCGATGACTCGATTAATGTCCGGCGTTATTTAGCTCTAACTCTGGAAAAGGGAGGGTATCAGGTTGAACAGGCTAAAGATGGTCAAGATGCGTGGGAAAAGCTAGAGAGTGGGTTAAAAGTGCAAGCTGTAATTTGTGATATTGAGATGCCGCGTCTTGATGGTTATAGCTTTTTAGAACGGGTGAAATCTCATGATGATTTAAAAAGTATTCCTGTTGCTATGTTGACTTCTCGTAGTAGTAATAAACATCGTCAACTAGCGATGCAACTAGGAGCTAGAGCTTATTTTTCTAAACCTTATAATGAACAAGATTTGTTGAGAACATTGGAAGAAATTATTTTTAGAATTGCGGAAACAGGATCTGCTAATAATTAA
- a CDS encoding HNH endonuclease — MGKVLVLNASYEPLNITSWRRAIVLLIKGKAEHVEHNGKFIYSDFPLPTVIRLRHYVRVPYKEIPLTRRNILHRDSHTCQYCGYTGDELTLDHVMPRSRGGGDTWENIVAACVRCNVKKGCRTPQEARMPLRHPPRQPYSSLYFEVTKHLKSGLHQEWQKYVIGL, encoded by the coding sequence ATGGGGAAGGTTTTAGTCCTAAACGCCTCCTACGAACCGCTCAACATAACGAGTTGGCGACGTGCCATAGTTTTGTTGATTAAAGGCAAGGCAGAACACGTAGAACATAACGGTAAATTCATTTACTCGGATTTTCCTTTGCCAACCGTGATCCGGTTGCGCCATTACGTGCGTGTTCCCTACAAAGAAATTCCTCTGACGCGCCGGAATATATTGCATCGAGACAGTCATACTTGTCAATACTGTGGCTACACAGGAGACGAGTTGACTTTAGATCATGTCATGCCGCGATCGCGTGGAGGGGGTGACACATGGGAAAACATTGTTGCTGCCTGTGTACGCTGCAACGTTAAAAAAGGCTGTCGTACACCTCAAGAAGCCCGGATGCCTTTGCGCCATCCACCACGCCAACCTTATAGCAGCCTCTATTTTGAGGTGACTAAACATCTTAAGAGTGGACTTCATCAAGAGTGGCAAAAATATGTTATAGG